In Pseudobdellovibrionaceae bacterium, the following proteins share a genomic window:
- a CDS encoding extracellular solute-binding protein, producing the protein MARIWLRIQILLCGLVVITGCEWGKPEKPVLWVYTSMYKDTIQDLKTQLDQDLPGVEIKWYQAGSEEIAAKVNAELIAGHCQADVLISSDRFWYEELSDRGFLHAYRPPNGSEVPDTLRHPQGFYSTVSIPVMVMVYNGEVFSQDEVPKSFKEMADPKWKGKLTTGSPLASGTNFTTVAMLQNAYGWEYIEALRRNETISQGGNSGVLRRIQSKERPIGWVLMENLLRLQKKDKRIKTLYPADGVVIQSNVMAITKKPGESREWAEKLANWLYSKKGQEAMTRSYMYSPLASVAPPEGAPPFSDISKSAFPWTQEFLSKVVKERQDIKERFSQIMFD; encoded by the coding sequence TTGGCCAGGATTTGGTTGAGAATTCAGATTCTCCTTTGTGGGCTGGTGGTGATCACGGGTTGTGAGTGGGGCAAGCCGGAGAAACCAGTCTTGTGGGTTTATACCTCTATGTACAAAGACACTATTCAGGACTTGAAAACGCAGTTGGATCAAGATCTTCCCGGCGTGGAAATCAAGTGGTATCAGGCCGGATCTGAAGAGATTGCGGCAAAGGTCAATGCAGAGTTGATTGCTGGGCACTGCCAGGCCGATGTGCTGATTTCTTCTGATCGTTTTTGGTATGAGGAGCTTTCGGATCGCGGATTCCTTCATGCCTATCGGCCGCCAAATGGTTCGGAAGTTCCTGATACCTTGAGGCACCCCCAGGGATTCTACTCGACGGTGAGTATTCCCGTTATGGTGATGGTTTATAATGGTGAGGTGTTTTCTCAGGATGAGGTTCCCAAGAGTTTCAAAGAAATGGCTGATCCCAAGTGGAAGGGCAAGTTGACGACGGGAAGTCCATTGGCTTCGGGGACCAACTTCACCACGGTGGCCATGTTGCAAAATGCCTATGGTTGGGAGTACATCGAAGCCTTAAGGCGGAATGAGACTATATCTCAAGGGGGCAACAGCGGTGTCCTCCGCCGCATCCAAAGTAAAGAAAGGCCCATCGGCTGGGTGCTAATGGAGAATCTGCTGCGCCTACAAAAGAAGGATAAAAGGATTAAGACGCTGTATCCAGCAGATGGCGTGGTCATCCAATCCAATGTGATGGCGATCACCAAGAAACCAGGAGAAAGTCGCGAGTGGGCAGAAAAACTGGCGAATTGGCTGTACAGCAAAAAAGGGCAGGAGGCCATGACCCGGTCTTATATGTACTCTCCGCTTGCATCTGTGGCACCACCAGAAGGGGCTCCGCCTTTTTCTGACATCAGCAAAAGTGCCTTCCCCTGGACTCAGGAGTTCTTAAGTAAAGTTGTGAAAGAGCGCCAGGACATTAAAGAGCGTTTCTCGCAAATTATGTTCGACTAA
- a CDS encoding AraC family transcriptional regulator produces MSLEGKIDQARDSAYRIILGVGIFVSSLQLVFKSVTGTLSVENSDMWADLMILSSFLIAIPLSRRKVFAWVDRLILGSTLVVIFMQTVVIGHPIAYRWLVLVIVGLSLILDRRRYKRVAVFLATINSAGVLFNVFVLARPLERIGLTSIDEMVPAILVPWLAIPIVDFLLLQRKQLVEQLLLSYVQLEQSNQHALDSKAVHDDVPSSKYQFSQLNQKHLEEMVERTLNFFASSDDYLDPNFQMSALSKATQVPRHHMSQVLNLGLGMSFYEILNRYRVDEVIRRFKSDEFKGQSILNIAYSVGFNSKSTFNSAFKRQTGKTPSEFRESLGLGEVPRS; encoded by the coding sequence ATGAGCCTTGAAGGGAAAATCGACCAGGCCAGAGACAGCGCCTATAGAATCATTCTTGGAGTGGGCATCTTTGTGTCCTCCTTGCAGCTGGTTTTCAAGTCCGTGACGGGGACTCTTTCAGTTGAAAACTCGGATATGTGGGCGGACCTGATGATTTTATCGTCTTTCCTGATCGCGATCCCCTTGTCTCGGCGCAAGGTCTTTGCCTGGGTGGATCGACTCATTCTCGGTTCAACATTGGTTGTGATATTTATGCAGACGGTGGTGATCGGGCACCCAATCGCTTATCGTTGGCTGGTTTTGGTGATTGTGGGGTTGTCCCTTATACTGGATCGCCGTCGCTACAAAAGAGTGGCAGTCTTCTTGGCGACCATTAATTCTGCCGGTGTGTTGTTTAACGTTTTTGTTTTGGCCCGGCCATTGGAGAGGATTGGCCTAACCAGCATTGATGAAATGGTGCCCGCCATCTTAGTGCCGTGGCTGGCCATTCCTATTGTTGACTTCCTGCTGCTGCAGAGAAAACAGCTGGTGGAGCAGCTTCTTCTTTCCTACGTTCAGCTGGAGCAATCAAACCAACACGCATTAGATTCAAAGGCAGTTCATGATGATGTTCCTTCCTCAAAGTACCAGTTTTCTCAGCTCAACCAAAAGCATCTGGAAGAGATGGTTGAAAGGACATTGAATTTCTTTGCCAGCTCAGATGATTATTTGGACCCGAATTTCCAAATGAGCGCCCTGTCTAAGGCCACTCAGGTTCCTCGCCATCATATGTCTCAAGTTCTTAATCTGGGATTAGGGATGAGTTTTTATGAAATCCTTAATCGCTATCGAGTCGACGAAGTGATTCGTCGTTTTAAGAGTGATGAGTTCAAAGGCCAGTCTATTTTGAACATCGCTTACTCGGTGGGATTTAACTCTAAGTCCACTTTTAATTCAGCCTTTAAGCGCCAGACTGGTAAGACTCCTTCGGAGTTTCGTGAATCTCTTGGTTTGGGAGAGGTACCTCGTTCATAA
- a CDS encoding metalloregulator ArsR/SmtB family transcription factor: protein MNAGEHGFKSQIYDQLSRIGKAVAHPGRLELLDLLSQGERSVEALSQQSLLGHKNTSAQLKELRTARLVRSRRKGKHIYYRLADDSVLAFIHLLRRQAEKQYPELDSLIRSRLPENQDLLPTHRQKDMVAKAATGKVVLIDVRPEEEYRAGHLPHALSIPIKRLTEKIADLPRGKEMVVYCRGPYCVWAADAVQLLLERSFSAYRMEMGVGEWQLMGEALEISEDSDE from the coding sequence ATGAATGCTGGTGAGCATGGATTCAAAAGTCAGATCTACGACCAACTCTCGCGTATTGGCAAGGCCGTGGCTCACCCAGGAAGACTTGAACTGTTGGATTTGCTCAGTCAGGGCGAGAGGTCAGTTGAAGCTCTCTCCCAGCAGTCCTTGCTTGGGCATAAGAATACCAGCGCCCAACTCAAAGAGCTGCGCACCGCTCGCCTGGTCCGGTCGCGAAGAAAAGGTAAACACATTTATTATCGTCTCGCCGATGACTCCGTGTTGGCTTTCATCCATTTACTTAGGCGGCAGGCTGAAAAGCAGTACCCCGAGTTGGATTCTCTGATTCGCAGTCGCCTGCCTGAAAACCAGGATCTTCTCCCTACTCATCGGCAAAAGGATATGGTGGCAAAGGCGGCTACTGGCAAAGTTGTCTTAATAGACGTGAGACCTGAGGAAGAGTACCGCGCCGGACATTTGCCTCATGCCCTCTCCATTCCTATCAAACGACTGACTGAGAAAATTGCTGATCTCCCCCGGGGTAAAGAGATGGTGGTTTATTGCCGCGGCCCCTATTGCGTGTGGGCGGCTGATGCGGTCCAGCTCCTGCTTGAACGGAGCTTTAGTGCCTACCGAATGGAAATGGGCGTGGGAGAATGGCAGCTAATGGGCGAAGCACTTGAGATCTCAGAGGACAGCGATGAATAG
- a CDS encoding alpha/beta hydrolase — protein sequence MKRILIVAVIVGVAYFVLQDLGVLGSAVRPPANLPANTRLVFLHGGPGFDDYMQEIFSEHFANYGIFYTQSKGPNIKVSHLVGELNQKIQPNSKTILVGHSWGGVLALEALRYPQIAQRVSGLVIISSPLLASQEAEFQRALAQLSEPSVANIFLSIAEKESWQPFLAKVMKTFDRELANRFRDSYLNKLNLAPVLSSLRIPVLHIYGSDDIRVPAAGQRAYTKFRPNLQVLEIPHGGHFPFLIDNHRAQVSQAIWDFVGQIK from the coding sequence ATGAAACGCATTTTAATCGTCGCCGTTATAGTGGGGGTCGCTTATTTTGTCCTTCAAGACTTGGGCGTTCTAGGCTCGGCCGTAAGGCCGCCGGCAAATCTCCCCGCCAATACCCGCCTGGTGTTTCTCCATGGTGGACCCGGGTTTGACGACTATATGCAAGAGATCTTCTCCGAGCACTTTGCCAATTACGGCATCTTTTACACTCAATCGAAGGGGCCCAACATCAAAGTGAGCCACCTAGTGGGTGAATTGAATCAAAAAATTCAACCGAACTCCAAAACCATTCTTGTCGGCCACTCCTGGGGCGGAGTGTTGGCTCTCGAGGCTCTTCGCTACCCACAGATTGCTCAGAGGGTATCGGGTCTGGTGATCATTAGTTCTCCTCTGCTTGCATCCCAAGAAGCCGAGTTTCAAAGGGCTCTTGCCCAACTGTCTGAGCCCAGTGTGGCCAATATCTTTTTGTCGATTGCTGAAAAGGAATCCTGGCAACCCTTTTTGGCCAAAGTCATGAAGACTTTTGACCGGGAGTTAGCCAACCGCTTTCGCGACTCCTATCTCAATAAGCTCAATTTGGCACCTGTGTTGTCCAGCCTTAGGATTCCAGTGCTGCATATTTACGGTTCTGATGATATTCGAGTCCCCGCTGCGGGACAGAGAGCCTATACGAAGTTCCGTCCAAACTTGCAGGTTTTGGAAATACCACACGGGGGTCACTTTCCATTTCTCATCGATAACCACCGCGCCCAGGTTTCACAGGCCATCTGGGATTTTGTCGGCCAGATTAAATAG
- a CDS encoding ABC transporter ATP-binding protein has product MSSVSLQDLGKSYGKIQVVSQVNLEIADGEFVALLGPSGCGKTTCLRMIAGLERSTQGKILIDGETVSSVDEGIFVAPEKRHVGMVFQSYAVWPHMNVFANVAYPLKVASVAKGEIAERVNAVLTMVELGGLEERMPNQLSGGQQQRVALARGLVMKPRVLLLDEPLSNLDAKLRGKMRQDIRRIQQETKTTVVYVTHDQIEATSMSDRMVIMKDGLVVQVGSPGEVKAHPATPFVQDFLSQ; this is encoded by the coding sequence ATGAGTTCGGTGTCCTTGCAGGATTTAGGTAAGTCCTATGGCAAAATTCAAGTGGTGAGTCAGGTGAACCTTGAGATCGCAGATGGGGAGTTTGTCGCCCTTCTCGGGCCTTCGGGCTGCGGAAAAACCACCTGCTTGCGGATGATTGCAGGCTTGGAGAGAAGCACCCAAGGAAAGATTCTCATTGATGGCGAAACCGTTTCCTCGGTCGACGAGGGAATTTTCGTTGCTCCGGAGAAGCGCCATGTGGGGATGGTCTTTCAAAGCTACGCGGTTTGGCCTCACATGAATGTATTCGCTAATGTGGCCTATCCTTTAAAGGTGGCAAGTGTGGCTAAAGGTGAAATCGCGGAAAGGGTGAACGCGGTTTTAACCATGGTCGAATTGGGCGGGCTGGAGGAGCGTATGCCCAACCAACTGAGCGGTGGGCAGCAACAGAGAGTCGCCTTGGCCCGAGGGCTGGTGATGAAGCCCCGAGTTCTGCTGTTGGACGAGCCGCTGTCGAATCTAGATGCCAAACTGAGAGGAAAAATGCGCCAGGACATTCGCCGCATCCAACAGGAAACCAAGACCACGGTGGTTTACGTTACTCACGATCAAATTGAAGCGACCTCCATGAGTGATCGCATGGTGATCATGAAAGACGGGCTGGTCGTCCAGGTAGGTTCGCCCGGCGAGGTGAAAGCCCATCCAGCAACTCCCTTTGTTCAGGATTTCCTCAGCCAGTAA
- a CDS encoding insulinase family protein has translation MKNYSNWDMLIRMTMSLVVGLCSSLSLAQDEMPQQPDPYSQIEFMTLENGLEIILAPGSAARTVKIYYEVDVGYGVESKRNLGVAHLLEHSLFRHPDLSENMSFLEVIQERGGEGNGVTSKRKTYYFATVPQAEGPWLVETFAKMMLNRSLRPEDLEKSRQEVQLEIGEPHPLHAFLGFDVSYYLTLSYLKSKDFYEYNFGLDLNSNPFSEEEVRLANQELNLRSVQKFYDNYYYPRNARLILSGAFDPTLVKESLLEGWKKEKDREGIMPPRPGVPHPRGRPHLIHSLASGSTPNIQMGSLLYDTTYVEEIAVNVFIKYIGNELMKEIRNRKGQTYTVLPNYFTEWGVGYASVELEAPREGYKEIRNTVRQAFRRVRNEGLSDEEFRKAKDLTMRQLGLVESDSESLHYLAASWREYKKRYGEDIASPYRVLTEMTRETMNQALVKHFAKERRLEYLDVPNVLFRYDEWVFGFALLLISLWICRWVLLKPFDHAGVRWIRKVRYPGLKVIEICALGTALFVFGHLRHVILTYLPELVEWRHNVIFNGYLLPWAEVLIGVGLFVGTLSFFPRKLMVEGDNLVVKSLTYYSFLIPFDKIQAVKAVPYWLVLMSPGLLWKLGWRHFVFHPFIWQKSLWVETEKHAYVFSIKNGNLASQELQSLIDKKAGHSGHDGQGEEEGRGGGEESQKSFPLQSHVM, from the coding sequence GTGAAGAATTATAGTAATTGGGATATGCTCATTCGAATGACCATGAGTCTCGTCGTCGGACTTTGTTCATCTTTAAGTTTGGCCCAGGACGAAATGCCTCAACAGCCAGACCCCTATTCCCAAATTGAGTTCATGACCCTTGAAAATGGCTTGGAAATCATTCTTGCCCCAGGGTCGGCGGCACGCACAGTGAAAATCTATTACGAAGTGGATGTGGGCTACGGTGTCGAGAGCAAGAGAAATCTAGGTGTGGCCCACCTGCTGGAGCATAGTTTGTTTCGTCACCCCGATCTCTCGGAAAATATGTCGTTTTTGGAAGTTATTCAGGAACGAGGGGGAGAGGGTAATGGCGTCACCTCCAAGCGAAAAACTTACTATTTCGCCACAGTCCCTCAAGCGGAAGGGCCCTGGTTGGTGGAAACTTTCGCAAAAATGATGCTCAACCGCAGTCTTCGTCCGGAGGATTTGGAAAAGTCGAGGCAAGAAGTGCAGCTGGAAATCGGCGAGCCCCACCCCCTTCATGCCTTTTTGGGTTTTGATGTGAGCTATTACCTGACCTTGAGTTACCTGAAGTCCAAGGACTTTTATGAATACAACTTTGGCCTAGACTTGAACTCCAATCCTTTTAGTGAAGAAGAGGTGCGTCTGGCAAATCAGGAGCTGAATCTCAGGTCGGTACAGAAATTCTATGATAATTATTATTATCCAAGGAATGCTCGACTGATATTGTCGGGAGCCTTTGATCCGACTCTTGTCAAAGAGAGCCTGCTCGAGGGTTGGAAAAAGGAAAAGGATAGGGAAGGCATCATGCCTCCTCGCCCGGGGGTGCCCCATCCGCGTGGGCGACCTCATCTGATTCACAGTTTGGCCTCTGGGAGTACGCCCAATATTCAGATGGGATCTCTTTTGTATGATACCACCTATGTAGAAGAAATTGCCGTCAATGTCTTTATTAAGTATATCGGCAATGAGTTGATGAAGGAGATCCGCAACCGCAAGGGACAAACCTATACAGTGCTCCCTAACTATTTCACGGAGTGGGGAGTGGGCTATGCCAGTGTTGAGTTGGAGGCCCCACGTGAAGGCTACAAGGAAATCCGCAATACCGTTCGCCAGGCTTTCCGAAGGGTCCGCAATGAAGGATTGAGTGATGAGGAGTTTCGCAAAGCCAAGGATTTAACAATGCGCCAGTTAGGTTTGGTGGAGTCGGACAGCGAGTCGCTCCACTACTTGGCGGCTTCTTGGCGGGAATACAAGAAGCGTTATGGTGAGGATATTGCGTCTCCTTACCGGGTTTTGACCGAAATGACCCGTGAAACCATGAATCAGGCACTGGTGAAGCATTTTGCGAAGGAGCGAAGGCTTGAATATCTGGACGTTCCCAATGTCCTTTTTCGCTACGACGAGTGGGTATTTGGCTTTGCTTTGCTGCTCATCAGTCTTTGGATTTGCCGTTGGGTACTGTTGAAGCCCTTTGATCATGCAGGGGTTCGGTGGATTCGCAAGGTGAGGTACCCTGGATTAAAGGTGATTGAAATTTGTGCGTTGGGTACAGCTTTGTTTGTCTTTGGTCACCTTCGCCACGTAATTCTCACTTATCTCCCGGAGTTGGTGGAATGGCGGCACAACGTGATTTTTAACGGCTATTTATTACCCTGGGCTGAGGTTCTCATTGGCGTTGGTTTGTTTGTTGGAACACTCAGCTTTTTCCCCCGCAAATTAATGGTTGAAGGGGACAATCTGGTGGTCAAAAGTCTGACCTATTATTCGTTCCTGATTCCATTCGATAAAATTCAAGCTGTCAAAGCCGTGCCCTACTGGCTGGTGCTGATGAGTCCGGGTTTGCTGTGGAAGCTGGGTTGGCGTCATTTCGTTTTTCACCCCTTCATTTGGCAGAAGAGCCTGTGGGTGGAGACCGAAAAGCACGCCTACGTCTTTAGTATCAAAAACGGCAACCTCGCCTCTCAGGAGCTTCAGTCGTTAATTGATAAAAAGGCGGGTCATTCCGGTCATGACGGTCAGGGTGAGGAAGAGGGAAGGGGGGGCGGGGAAGAGTCCCAGAAATCCTTTCCACTTCAGTCTCATGTCATGTAA
- a CDS encoding sterol desaturase family protein yields the protein MNSEILVAYDWIIRFGFFLSIFLVMAFWEWLRPALNRSYGRLLRWRSNLGIVALNTLILNSLGVSSALAYAWTLEKTGLGLLNKAAWPLWVTVPMTVISMDLAIYLQHLLFHRVPILWRLHRMHHADLDFDVTTGARFHPIEIVLSMGIKLTVISLIGPPVLGVLAFEVILNGMAMFNHSNITLPKIADGLLRLIVVTPDMHRIHHSVRVRETHSNYGFNLSWWDRIFRTYIDESKDKANISIGLPIFRHPKYLKLRWMLAIPFMNEVPLPNQEIHETPKESYQSGA from the coding sequence ATGAATAGCGAAATCCTAGTCGCCTACGACTGGATCATCCGGTTTGGGTTTTTTCTCAGCATTTTCCTGGTGATGGCCTTTTGGGAGTGGCTCCGCCCCGCCTTGAATCGTAGCTACGGTCGCTTGCTCCGTTGGCGATCCAACTTGGGAATTGTCGCGCTAAACACCTTGATATTGAACTCTTTGGGGGTGAGTTCGGCTCTGGCTTATGCATGGACTCTAGAAAAGACGGGGCTTGGCCTCCTCAACAAGGCCGCCTGGCCCCTGTGGGTGACTGTTCCAATGACCGTCATCTCTATGGACCTGGCCATCTACCTTCAACATTTGCTTTTCCATCGCGTGCCAATTCTTTGGCGCCTCCACCGCATGCACCACGCTGACTTGGATTTTGACGTCACAACAGGAGCCCGCTTTCATCCTATAGAAATCGTCTTGTCCATGGGTATCAAGCTAACTGTTATCTCTCTGATTGGCCCCCCGGTGCTCGGGGTTTTGGCCTTTGAGGTGATTCTTAACGGGATGGCCATGTTTAATCATAGCAACATCACATTACCAAAGATTGCAGACGGACTTCTGCGCCTGATCGTGGTGACTCCTGATATGCACCGTATTCACCATTCGGTAAGAGTCAGGGAAACCCACAGCAACTATGGATTCAATCTTTCGTGGTGGGATCGGATTTTCCGAACATATATTGACGAGTCGAAAGACAAGGCGAACATCAGCATTGGCCTGCCCATTTTTCGCCATCCTAAATACCTGAAACTGCGCTGGATGTTGGCCATTCCGTTTATGAACGAGGTACCTCTCCCAAACCAAGAGATTCACGAAACTCCGAAGGAGTCTTACCAGTCTGGCGCTTAA
- a CDS encoding HAMP domain-containing protein, whose amino-acid sequence MKHSGDLTKDLTGLIEETLSPTGSRFSIRVLIWSLFIPLVLVAIAFLVGHDYIVPDQLEWASLKGEMFRSEVNRNFVVFFSGTFLCLTLFSLASGVWLYRFVIRPLVELRKFAEDMKTSKDLNRRLPEQGAGEIRALTRSFNSLLVHVREMEMELVSTGEIVNSSKYAALGEMAGGIAHEINTPLATIMVNADLIESYLDSDPIPMTEVKFQLERSRQTVEQVAKVIKGLRTFARDGGGLEHQETTAGELIDQALDLCFFRFREAEIHIEHIPPTDQAQLKCNPVQIVQILVNLLNNAHDALNDQDDKQIKIRVDESSSEVVAIEVMDNGPGIQPEVEEKIFNPFFSTKPVGNTGLGLSISMGIAHQHKGVLFHYREDEEWTCFCLQLPRRKCTEGEGQEAA is encoded by the coding sequence ATGAAGCACTCAGGAGACTTGACCAAAGATCTGACTGGACTGATTGAGGAGACTCTCAGCCCTACAGGTAGTCGATTTAGTATTCGGGTTTTGATCTGGAGCCTGTTTATTCCCTTGGTCTTGGTGGCGATCGCCTTCCTTGTCGGCCATGATTACATCGTTCCCGATCAATTGGAATGGGCCAGCCTAAAAGGTGAGATGTTTCGCAGTGAGGTCAATCGTAACTTCGTTGTCTTTTTTTCCGGCACATTTTTGTGCCTGACCTTGTTTTCTCTCGCTTCCGGGGTTTGGCTTTATCGCTTTGTCATTCGTCCTCTCGTAGAGCTTCGTAAATTTGCTGAAGATATGAAGACCAGCAAAGACCTGAATCGTCGGTTACCGGAGCAAGGGGCAGGTGAGATCCGTGCTTTAACCCGATCCTTCAACTCTCTTTTGGTTCATGTTCGAGAAATGGAAATGGAACTGGTATCCACGGGCGAGATTGTTAATAGCTCCAAATATGCCGCTCTAGGTGAAATGGCCGGAGGCATCGCCCATGAAATCAATACGCCGTTGGCGACCATTATGGTCAACGCTGATCTGATTGAAAGCTACTTGGATTCCGATCCTATCCCAATGACTGAGGTGAAATTTCAACTGGAAAGATCCCGACAGACAGTTGAACAGGTGGCTAAGGTGATCAAGGGGCTCAGAACCTTTGCCCGGGATGGAGGAGGTCTGGAACATCAAGAGACCACCGCTGGCGAGCTGATTGATCAAGCATTGGACCTTTGTTTCTTTCGCTTTCGCGAAGCCGAAATCCACATTGAACATATTCCCCCTACTGATCAGGCGCAACTCAAGTGCAACCCGGTGCAGATCGTACAAATCCTGGTGAATCTTTTGAACAATGCGCATGACGCTCTTAACGATCAGGATGATAAGCAAATCAAGATTCGGGTCGACGAAAGCAGCTCAGAGGTGGTGGCCATTGAGGTCATGGATAATGGGCCGGGTATTCAGCCAGAAGTGGAGGAGAAGATCTTTAATCCCTTCTTTTCCACCAAACCCGTTGGCAATACGGGATTGGGATTGAGTATTTCCATGGGCATCGCCCATCAACACAAGGGCGTATTGTTTCATTACCGGGAAGATGAAGAGTGGACATGTTTTTGTCTGCAGCTTCCGCGACGCAAATGCACTGAGGGAGAAGGCCAAGAGGCCGCATAG
- a CDS encoding ATP-dependent zinc protease, translating to MARPVKNRPIIGWREWLELPELGVRQIKVKVDTGARTSALHVTDIKKIRVGRQEYVEFNIHPKQHSSKPVRRCRAHLIEERRVTSSTGTSSVRPVIETPIRLGDVEWMIEITLVNRDIMGFRMLLGRQAIRKGFLVHPGKSYLLGHSTGNKYFGA from the coding sequence TTGGCGCGTCCAGTGAAAAATAGACCCATTATTGGTTGGCGGGAATGGCTGGAGCTTCCCGAACTGGGAGTCAGACAAATCAAAGTCAAAGTGGATACGGGCGCTCGGACATCGGCACTGCATGTGACCGACATCAAGAAGATTCGCGTCGGTCGTCAGGAATATGTGGAATTTAATATTCACCCCAAGCAGCATAGTTCAAAGCCTGTTCGACGGTGTCGGGCCCATTTGATCGAGGAGCGCAGAGTGACCAGTTCAACGGGAACATCTTCTGTGCGACCGGTGATTGAAACCCCCATTCGCCTGGGCGATGTGGAATGGATGATTGAAATTACGCTGGTGAATCGGGACATCATGGGTTTCCGTATGCTTTTAGGCCGGCAGGCCATTCGCAAGGGCTTTCTAGTTCACCCGGGGAAGTCCTATTTGCTGGGACATTCCACCGGCAATAAGTATTTTGGGGCCTGA
- a CDS encoding iron ABC transporter permease has translation MSESLLSAPVVLGLGVLLLVLTCVYPFLTLFWKVLFSGPDQTLDLEPLLYVVQNRSTLKAISNTLFVSLATSGISVLLALPLAWLMTQTDLPKASLFRSLYCLPYAIPPYIGAIAWIYLANPTNGFLTQIFGQGSLNIYTYPGLIWVMASFLYTFVLLSLLSTFDRMDSSLIEAARLSGASPLRVLGQIMLPLALPSLLSGALLVGLASAASFGVPALIGSPARIFLMTTKIYTLQKMGSLNGIYQAGALSLVLLVLAIAVLVFNQALNRRLSFQMVGGKAARASLIELDRWKGPIIIMMISGLFVLFVLPVGGVLLTALSRVPGVWSADNFSLANFGRVFLEMDETGRALWNSLRLGVGAATAATLLGALIAYIQQKTRVRGRSLLEVMSAIPFSIPGTVVALALIMTFSGRLFGVLPSLYNTLALLWLAYVTKYLNFSVRTAGDGFSQIHDCLGEAARVSGASWFQSLRTIWMPLLKPSLVAAWFLVFMPVFSELTMTVMLSGPGMETVGTLLFQLQEYADVSGGGAAVLALVIVMSVTAVNVIVKTVSKGKYGL, from the coding sequence ATGAGTGAGAGTTTGTTGTCGGCACCCGTGGTGCTGGGACTCGGCGTCCTACTCTTGGTTCTCACTTGTGTGTATCCATTTTTGACCTTGTTTTGGAAGGTGCTGTTTTCGGGACCTGACCAAACACTTGATCTAGAGCCCCTTCTCTACGTTGTGCAAAACCGTTCAACACTCAAAGCCATCAGCAACACCTTGTTTGTGAGTCTGGCCACATCGGGGATCAGTGTTCTGCTGGCTCTGCCCCTGGCCTGGCTGATGACCCAAACCGATCTCCCAAAGGCGAGTTTGTTCCGTTCCCTTTACTGTTTGCCCTACGCCATTCCTCCCTACATTGGCGCCATAGCCTGGATTTATTTGGCCAACCCCACTAATGGCTTTTTGACCCAAATCTTTGGTCAAGGGTCGCTGAATATTTACACCTATCCGGGCTTAATCTGGGTGATGGCCAGTTTTCTCTACACCTTTGTGCTCCTCAGTCTGCTTTCCACCTTTGATCGCATGGATAGTTCTTTGATCGAGGCCGCGCGCCTTTCAGGTGCATCGCCCTTACGGGTGCTCGGCCAAATCATGTTGCCCCTGGCTTTGCCTTCGCTCTTGAGCGGAGCCCTGCTCGTCGGTCTGGCCTCGGCCGCTAGTTTCGGGGTGCCGGCCTTGATTGGCAGTCCGGCGCGGATCTTTTTAATGACGACGAAAATCTACACTCTCCAGAAAATGGGATCGCTCAACGGCATTTATCAGGCGGGCGCCCTATCTCTTGTGCTTTTGGTGTTGGCCATTGCCGTTTTGGTTTTCAACCAGGCATTAAATCGCCGATTGAGTTTTCAAATGGTGGGGGGGAAGGCAGCCAGAGCAAGCCTCATCGAGTTAGACCGATGGAAGGGGCCCATCATCATCATGATGATCAGCGGACTTTTTGTGTTGTTTGTTTTGCCGGTGGGAGGTGTTCTCCTCACGGCCCTATCTCGTGTGCCTGGAGTTTGGAGCGCAGACAACTTCAGTCTGGCCAACTTTGGTCGGGTGTTTTTGGAGATGGATGAAACCGGCCGTGCCCTTTGGAACTCCCTTCGTTTAGGTGTCGGTGCGGCGACGGCTGCCACTCTATTGGGAGCACTCATTGCCTATATCCAACAGAAGACGAGGGTGCGGGGAAGGTCCCTCTTGGAAGTGATGAGCGCCATTCCCTTTTCCATTCCGGGCACCGTGGTGGCCCTGGCTTTGATCATGACTTTTTCCGGTCGTCTGTTCGGAGTTTTGCCGAGCCTCTACAATACTCTGGCCTTGTTGTGGTTGGCCTATGTGACCAAGTATTTGAATTTCTCAGTGCGCACGGCTGGCGATGGTTTCAGTCAGATTCATGACTGCCTCGGCGAGGCGGCGCGGGTCTCTGGAGCAAGCTGGTTTCAGAGTCTGAGGACCATTTGGATGCCACTGCTTAAACCCTCTTTGGTGGCCGCTTGGTTTCTGGTTTTTATGCCAGTATTTAGTGAACTGACCATGACGGTGATGTTGTCAGGGCCAGGGATGGAAACAGTCGGGACTTTGCTCTTTCAACTTCAGGAATACGCTGACGTTTCGGGCGGTGGGGCCGCAGTGTTGGCCCTGGTGATTGTCATGAGCGTAACAGCCGTCAATGTGATTGTAAAAACAGTTTCTAAAGGGAAGTACGGATTATGA